From a region of the Micropterus dolomieu isolate WLL.071019.BEF.003 ecotype Adirondacks linkage group LG21, ASM2129224v1, whole genome shotgun sequence genome:
- the LOC123959750 gene encoding putative nuclease HARBI1 yields the protein MPPHEVSQAERGAWPGRPWECYWASYTRNGDTDGVPRLRPWCFSSGWQAGHHTGWSPDCLQCLDPLSTASSTESLSHKVIHLPKTQYELQPISRGFAGLARHRAFFKAAGAIDGCHVHVKPPSGPDGQCYRNRKLFPSIILQAVCDHQGRFIDIYVGRPGSVHDSRVLRYSPLYRSSLYLPPGHFILADGGYPCLQHPLPLITPYKRPIQGVGAQRFNSHHSRARSIIERAFGMMKTRFRAIFLQALEVITACAILHNICLGAGDIVAPEDEPEEDEAEDEGENGLETVSGAPWRDQLSAEVSALEEVPPDHQYL from the exons ATGCCGCCGCATGAGGTAtctcaggctgagagaggaGCCTGGCCAG GGAGGCCCTGGGAGTGCTACTGGGCCTCCTACACCAGGAACGGAGACACGGATGGGGTGCCACGATTGAGACCATGGTGTTTCTCTTCTGGCTGGCAAGCGGGGCATCATACAGGGTGGTCTCCAGACTGTTTGCAATGCCTCGATCCACTGTCCACCGCatcgtccacagagtcactgagcCACAAGGTCATCCACCTACCGAAGACCCAGTATGAGTTACAACCGATATCCCGTGGGTTTGCAGGGCTGGCAAGACACAGAgccttttttaaagcagctgGAGCAATCGACGGCTGCCATGTCCACGTCAAGCCACCGAGCGGCCCTGATGGTCAGTGCTACAGGAACAGGAAACTGtttccatccatcatcctgcaggctgtctgtgaCCATCAGGGCCGCTTCATTGACATCTATGTGGGCCGGCCTGGGTCGGTCCACGACTCCAGAGTGCTCCGCTACAGCCCACTGTACAGGAGTTCACTCTACCTTCCTCCAGGGCATTTCATCCTTGCAGACGGAGG GTACCCGTGCCTCCAACACCCACTCCCCCTCATCACTCCCTACAAGAGGCCAATACAAGGTGTGGGAGCCCAGCGCTTCAACAGCCATCACTCCAGGGCACGCTCCATTATAGAGCGTGCTTTTGGGATGATGAAGACCAGGTTCCGGGCCATCTTCCTGCAAGCGCTGGAG GTCATAACAGCATGTGCCATCCTCCACAACATCTGCCTTGGGGCTGGTGACATTGTGGCCCCAGAGGATGAGCCTGAGGAGGACGAGGCAGAGGATGAGGGGGAGAACGGTTTGGAGACAGTTAGTGGTGCTCCCTGGCGTGACCAGCTGTCTGCAGAGGTGTCTGCCCTGGAGGAGGTGCCCCCTGACCACCAATATTTATAA